In Nitrosarchaeum koreense MY1, one genomic interval encodes:
- a CDS encoding transcription initiation factor IIB: MLKSTTVSGPKCPSCGDRKMVTDETTGELFCGRCGFVVTDKISDTGAEWRSFANDDTSRARTGAGTSLTMHDMGLSTVIGAANKDSTGKPLTSSMKSSIERLRTWDSRSQAHSSADRNLRQALNEMGKLKDKLALTDAVVEKAAYIYRKAMEKKLVRGRSIQGLVAACLYAACRNTETPRTLDDVANGINIRRKDVARCYRLIFRELELKMPVVDPVKGVSRIASIAELSEKSKRKAVEILEQAKEIGMVAGKDPMGIAAAALYLACISTGEVKSQKDISIASGVTEVTIRNRCAGLRKMLQN; the protein is encoded by the coding sequence ATGCTTAAGAGCACAACTGTATCTGGACCGAAATGTCCTTCATGTGGGGATAGAAAAATGGTTACAGATGAAACCACTGGAGAATTATTTTGTGGTAGATGTGGTTTCGTAGTTACGGATAAAATTTCAGACACAGGTGCAGAATGGCGATCATTTGCAAATGACGACACAAGTAGAGCCAGAACTGGAGCTGGAACATCATTAACAATGCATGATATGGGATTATCAACAGTTATCGGAGCTGCAAATAAAGATTCTACTGGAAAACCTTTAACATCATCGATGAAAAGTTCAATTGAAAGATTACGAACATGGGATAGTAGATCACAAGCTCATTCTTCCGCAGATAGAAATCTAAGACAGGCATTAAATGAGATGGGAAAATTAAAAGACAAACTTGCATTAACAGATGCAGTAGTTGAAAAAGCTGCATACATTTACCGAAAGGCCATGGAAAAAAAATTGGTAAGGGGTCGTTCAATTCAGGGTTTAGTAGCAGCTTGTCTTTATGCAGCATGTAGAAATACAGAAACCCCTAGAACATTAGACGACGTTGCAAACGGCATCAACATTAGAAGAAAAGATGTTGCCAGATGCTATAGATTAATTTTTAGAGAATTAGAATTAAAAATGCCAGTGGTTGATCCGGTTAAAGGAGTATCAAGAATTGCAAGTATTGCAGAACTAAGTGAAAAGAGTAAACGAAAAGCAGTAGAAATTTTAGAGCAAGCAAAAGAAATAGGCATGGTGGCTGGAAAAGACCCGATGGGAATAGCTGCGGCTGCGCTTTATTTGGCATGTATTAGCACTGGGGAGGTAAAATCTCAAAAAGATATTTCAATTGCATCAGGAGTAACTGAAGTAACAATTAGAAATAGATGTGCAGGTTTGAGAAAAATGCTTCAAAACTAG
- a CDS encoding DUF7508 domain-containing protein: MLNRDNTWSDWLDFNEETISKIPQSAGVYMMHASMKILFIGGSENIKKSIQEKEKEPCISKATRVRYMQTGSYEQVSEDLIKDYQDRHEGNIPQCMSVG; encoded by the coding sequence ATGCTGAACAGGGATAATACATGGTCAGATTGGCTTGACTTTAATGAAGAAACAATTTCAAAAATACCTCAATCCGCAGGAGTGTATATGATGCATGCGTCAATGAAAATTTTATTCATTGGAGGTTCTGAAAATATTAAAAAAAGCATACAAGAAAAAGAAAAAGAACCATGCATCTCAAAAGCCACCAGAGTACGATACATGCAAACTGGTTCTTATGAACAAGTTTCAGAGGATTTAATCAAGGATTATCAAGATAGACATGAGGGAAATATTCCTCAATGTATGAGTGTAGGATAA
- a CDS encoding DUF6659 family protein produces MASVEELEQMCQKIIQLDPLLRSARIINNRGHLVAGGMKKGMHSLESQKQDEMMFMELALRVRMRHEFDKEFGEVHFSMSYRDKVIVMSFPLANDDVLLVSSEKEANFSKYAFNILKIIEPLKKPVMGTF; encoded by the coding sequence GTGGCTAGTGTTGAAGAACTAGAACAAATGTGTCAAAAAATTATTCAATTGGACCCACTTCTAAGGTCTGCTAGAATCATCAATAATCGAGGTCATCTTGTTGCAGGGGGAATGAAGAAGGGAATGCACTCATTAGAATCTCAAAAACAAGATGAAATGATGTTCATGGAACTTGCACTTAGAGTTCGCATGAGGCATGAATTTGATAAAGAGTTTGGCGAAGTTCATTTTTCAATGTCTTATCGAGATAAGGTAATTGTGATGAGCTTTCCATTAGCAAACGATGATGTTTTGTTAGTATCTTCTGAAAAGGAAGCAAATTTCAGTAAATATGCATTTAATATTCTTAAGATTATTGAGCCTCTAAAAAAACCGGTAATGGGTACTTTTTGA
- a CDS encoding poly(R)-hydroxyalkanoic acid synthase subunit PhaE: protein MSSKPQALTSLGPMRAFASNSKKISTELIQINENLMEFNKYVTEYYKQLAETWNEAQKKVNLKAPDVPHDIEQIESFKRIWIDIFDNDFTELFDSEKFGVNYGKLVSKELELTKNWHNISNVILQAANLPSKEEIDEVYKEIHSLKKRVTKLEIELKKKKQSNMEITNNEK, encoded by the coding sequence ATGTCCAGTAAGCCTCAAGCCTTGACTTCATTAGGTCCAATGAGAGCTTTTGCTTCAAATTCAAAGAAAATATCAACTGAGTTAATACAGATTAATGAAAATTTGATGGAATTTAACAAATACGTCACAGAATACTATAAGCAATTAGCAGAAACATGGAATGAGGCACAAAAAAAAGTAAACCTAAAAGCTCCGGATGTACCACACGATATTGAGCAAATCGAATCATTCAAAAGAATATGGATAGACATTTTTGATAATGATTTTACAGAGTTATTTGATTCTGAAAAATTTGGAGTAAATTATGGAAAATTAGTTTCAAAAGAGCTTGAACTAACAAAAAATTGGCACAACATTTCAAATGTGATATTACAGGCTGCAAATCTTCCAAGCAAAGAGGAGATTGATGAAGTATACAAAGAGATACATTCACTGAAAAAAAGAGTCACAAAGCTAGAGATTGAATTAAAAAAGAAAAAACAAAGTAACATGGAGATAACAAATAATGAAAAGTGA